The Equus quagga isolate Etosha38 chromosome 2, UCLA_HA_Equagga_1.0, whole genome shotgun sequence genome has a window encoding:
- the EXD1 gene encoding piRNA biogenesis protein EXD1 isoform X1, protein MDPSSDYHFLNQILWRRVKLTLVCGIFEGVLQHVDPNKIVVLKKVKNVETGRSVPGVKMFFGHEIINVELLDEVEQGAVREKASSVSLNTERTKTDKMKDEDLNACEPPSPAPEAPSTSLLNDLKYSLSEEEEVTYNVIDQFQRKFGAAMLHIKKQSVLSVAAEGTNVCRHGKLCWLQVATNSRVYLFDIFLLGSRAFNNGLQMVLEDKRILKVIHDCRWLSDCLSHQYGILLNNVFDTQVADVFQFSRETGGFLPNCISTLQESLIRHLKIAPKYLSFLEERQKLIRENPEVWFTRPLSPSLLKILALEATYLLPLRLVLLDAMMSDLTTLVDGYLNAYREGSADRLGGMEPTSMELPEELRQLRDFQKQRRERAVKEYQVNAQGLLIRTVLPPKKSVTETAAKEGKVRGFLLCKNSRLDKAPSFMSHKDINLLKEESKSKQATTEPQHLPPLEEEASEDARNKLICPESEGLEDQEITQKEHLKLPKQKFQTRLSLKEEIEQLLTVKNKEDLKCAKQDVSVSPSLPQETRGSPSDTFPPLRKAVLPTLPPCPALEKTDSWINPSLHLP, encoded by the exons ATGGATCCCAGCAGTGACTACCATTTCCTCAATCAGATTTTGTGGAGAAGGGTGAAACTCACGTTGGTTTGTGGCATCTTTGAGGGAGTGCTCCAGCATGTCGACCCTAACAAGATTGTTGTCCTGAAGAaag TGAAGAATGTGGAGACTGGTCGAAGTGTCCCAGGCGTGAAGATGTTTTTTGGGCATGAGATTATAAATG TGGAACTACTGGATGAAGTGGAACAAGGTGCAGTGAGAGAAAAGGCATCTTCTGTTAG TCTAAATACAGAAAGAACCAAGACagataaaatgaaagatgaagaCCTAAATGCATGTGAgcctccttctcctgcccctgAGGCACCGAGCACCTCTCTGCTGAATGACCTCAAGTACAGCCTGTCAG AAGAAGAGGAGGTGACATACAACGTCATCGATCAGTTCCAGCGGAAGTTTGGTGCTGCC ATGCTCCACATCAAGAAGCAGAGTGTCCTGAGTGTGGCAGCAGAAGGAACTAATGTGTGTCGTCATGGGAAACTATGTTGGCTTCAG GTGGCCACAAACAGCCGAGTTTACTTATTTGACATTTTCCTTCTGGGAAGTCGTGCTTTCAACAATGGACTTCAGATGGTATTGGAAGACAAGAGAATTTTGAAG GTTATCCATGATTGTCGTTGGCTTTCTGATTGCCTCTCTCATCAGTATGGAATTTTGCTGAATAATGTCTTTGACACACAG GTGGCAGATGTCTTTcaattctccagggaaacaggcGGCTTTCTTCCAAACTGCATCAGTACTTTACAGGAGAGTTTAATCAGACACCTTAAAATAGCCCCGAAGTATCTCTCCTTTCTGGAAGAGAGACAAAAACTGATTCGG GAAAATCCAGAAGTGTGGTTCACACGACCTCTTTCACCTTCTTTACTGAAGATTTTGGCCCTGGAAGCTACCTACTTGCTCCCCCTTCGCTTGGTGCTCCTGGATGCCATGATGTCCGACCTAACCACCCTGGTGGACGGGTACCTGAACGCCTACCGGGAGGGGTCTGCAGACCGGCTCGGAGGCATGGAG cctacAAGTATGGAGCTTCCAGAGGAACTGCGTCAACTCAGGGACTTCCAGAAGCAGCGCAGAGAGAGAGCTGTAAAAGAATATCAGGTGAACGCACAGGGACTCCTAATAAGGACTGTGCTGCCTCCAAAGAAGTCAGTGACAGAGACGGCAGCGAAAGAGGGAAAAGTAAGAGGTTTCCTACTTTGTAAAAATTCTAGGCTAGACAAAGCTCCAAGTTTTATGTCTCACAAGGACATAAATTTGCTGAAGGAAGAATCTAAGAGTAAACAAGCTACAACAGAACCTCAACATCTGCCTCCCTTAGAGGAAGAAGCCAGTGAGGATGCCAGGAACAAACTCATTTGCCCTGAGTCAGAGGGGTTGGAGGACCAGGAAATAACTCAAAAAGAACACCTTAAACTACCGAAACAGAAGTTTCAGACAAGATTGTCTTTGAAAGAGGAGATAGAACAGTTACTGACGGTGAAAAACAAGGAAGATCTAAAATGCGCAAAACAAGATGTTTCAgtgtctccttcccttcctcaggaAACCAGAGGCTCTCCAAGTGACACCTTTCCTCCTCTTAGAAAAGCTGTGCTTCCCACACTTCCTCCCTGTCCAGCTTTGGAGAAGACTGATTCCTGGATAAATCCTTCTCTACATCTGCCCTAG
- the EXD1 gene encoding piRNA biogenesis protein EXD1 isoform X3, translated as MHSLNTERTKTDKMKDEDLNACEPPSPAPEAPSTSLLNDLKYSLSEEEEVTYNVIDQFQRKFGAAMLHIKKQSVLSVAAEGTNVCRHGKLCWLQVATNSRVYLFDIFLLGSRAFNNGLQMVLEDKRILKVIHDCRWLSDCLSHQYGILLNNVFDTQVADVFQFSRETGGFLPNCISTLQESLIRHLKIAPKYLSFLEERQKLIRENPEVWFTRPLSPSLLKILALEATYLLPLRLVLLDAMMSDLTTLVDGYLNAYREGSADRLGGMEPTSMELPEELRQLRDFQKQRRERAVKEYQVNAQGLLIRTVLPPKKSVTETAAKEGKVRGFLLCKNSRLDKAPSFMSHKDINLLKEESKSKQATTEPQHLPPLEEEASEDARNKLICPESEGLEDQEITQKEHLKLPKQKFQTRLSLKEEIEQLLTVKNKEDLKCAKQDVSVSPSLPQETRGSPSDTFPPLRKAVLPTLPPCPALEKTDSWINPSLHLP; from the exons ATG CATAGTCTAAATACAGAAAGAACCAAGACagataaaatgaaagatgaagaCCTAAATGCATGTGAgcctccttctcctgcccctgAGGCACCGAGCACCTCTCTGCTGAATGACCTCAAGTACAGCCTGTCAG AAGAAGAGGAGGTGACATACAACGTCATCGATCAGTTCCAGCGGAAGTTTGGTGCTGCC ATGCTCCACATCAAGAAGCAGAGTGTCCTGAGTGTGGCAGCAGAAGGAACTAATGTGTGTCGTCATGGGAAACTATGTTGGCTTCAG GTGGCCACAAACAGCCGAGTTTACTTATTTGACATTTTCCTTCTGGGAAGTCGTGCTTTCAACAATGGACTTCAGATGGTATTGGAAGACAAGAGAATTTTGAAG GTTATCCATGATTGTCGTTGGCTTTCTGATTGCCTCTCTCATCAGTATGGAATTTTGCTGAATAATGTCTTTGACACACAG GTGGCAGATGTCTTTcaattctccagggaaacaggcGGCTTTCTTCCAAACTGCATCAGTACTTTACAGGAGAGTTTAATCAGACACCTTAAAATAGCCCCGAAGTATCTCTCCTTTCTGGAAGAGAGACAAAAACTGATTCGG GAAAATCCAGAAGTGTGGTTCACACGACCTCTTTCACCTTCTTTACTGAAGATTTTGGCCCTGGAAGCTACCTACTTGCTCCCCCTTCGCTTGGTGCTCCTGGATGCCATGATGTCCGACCTAACCACCCTGGTGGACGGGTACCTGAACGCCTACCGGGAGGGGTCTGCAGACCGGCTCGGAGGCATGGAG cctacAAGTATGGAGCTTCCAGAGGAACTGCGTCAACTCAGGGACTTCCAGAAGCAGCGCAGAGAGAGAGCTGTAAAAGAATATCAGGTGAACGCACAGGGACTCCTAATAAGGACTGTGCTGCCTCCAAAGAAGTCAGTGACAGAGACGGCAGCGAAAGAGGGAAAAGTAAGAGGTTTCCTACTTTGTAAAAATTCTAGGCTAGACAAAGCTCCAAGTTTTATGTCTCACAAGGACATAAATTTGCTGAAGGAAGAATCTAAGAGTAAACAAGCTACAACAGAACCTCAACATCTGCCTCCCTTAGAGGAAGAAGCCAGTGAGGATGCCAGGAACAAACTCATTTGCCCTGAGTCAGAGGGGTTGGAGGACCAGGAAATAACTCAAAAAGAACACCTTAAACTACCGAAACAGAAGTTTCAGACAAGATTGTCTTTGAAAGAGGAGATAGAACAGTTACTGACGGTGAAAAACAAGGAAGATCTAAAATGCGCAAAACAAGATGTTTCAgtgtctccttcccttcctcaggaAACCAGAGGCTCTCCAAGTGACACCTTTCCTCCTCTTAGAAAAGCTGTGCTTCCCACACTTCCTCCCTGTCCAGCTTTGGAGAAGACTGATTCCTGGATAAATCCTTCTCTACATCTGCCCTAG
- the EXD1 gene encoding piRNA biogenesis protein EXD1 isoform X2: MDPSSDYHFLNQILWRRVKLTLVCGIFEGVLQHVDPNKIVVLKKVKNVETGRSVPGVKMFFGHEIINVELLDEVEQGAVREKASSVSLNTERTKTDKMKDEDLNACEPPSPAPEAPSTSLLNDLKYSLSEEEEVTYNVIDQFQRKFGAAMLHIKKQSVLSVAAEGTNVCRHGKLCWLQVATNSRVYLFDIFLLGSRAFNNGLQMVLEDKRILKVADVFQFSRETGGFLPNCISTLQESLIRHLKIAPKYLSFLEERQKLIRENPEVWFTRPLSPSLLKILALEATYLLPLRLVLLDAMMSDLTTLVDGYLNAYREGSADRLGGMEPTSMELPEELRQLRDFQKQRRERAVKEYQVNAQGLLIRTVLPPKKSVTETAAKEGKVRGFLLCKNSRLDKAPSFMSHKDINLLKEESKSKQATTEPQHLPPLEEEASEDARNKLICPESEGLEDQEITQKEHLKLPKQKFQTRLSLKEEIEQLLTVKNKEDLKCAKQDVSVSPSLPQETRGSPSDTFPPLRKAVLPTLPPCPALEKTDSWINPSLHLP, from the exons ATGGATCCCAGCAGTGACTACCATTTCCTCAATCAGATTTTGTGGAGAAGGGTGAAACTCACGTTGGTTTGTGGCATCTTTGAGGGAGTGCTCCAGCATGTCGACCCTAACAAGATTGTTGTCCTGAAGAaag TGAAGAATGTGGAGACTGGTCGAAGTGTCCCAGGCGTGAAGATGTTTTTTGGGCATGAGATTATAAATG TGGAACTACTGGATGAAGTGGAACAAGGTGCAGTGAGAGAAAAGGCATCTTCTGTTAG TCTAAATACAGAAAGAACCAAGACagataaaatgaaagatgaagaCCTAAATGCATGTGAgcctccttctcctgcccctgAGGCACCGAGCACCTCTCTGCTGAATGACCTCAAGTACAGCCTGTCAG AAGAAGAGGAGGTGACATACAACGTCATCGATCAGTTCCAGCGGAAGTTTGGTGCTGCC ATGCTCCACATCAAGAAGCAGAGTGTCCTGAGTGTGGCAGCAGAAGGAACTAATGTGTGTCGTCATGGGAAACTATGTTGGCTTCAG GTGGCCACAAACAGCCGAGTTTACTTATTTGACATTTTCCTTCTGGGAAGTCGTGCTTTCAACAATGGACTTCAGATGGTATTGGAAGACAAGAGAATTTTGAAG GTGGCAGATGTCTTTcaattctccagggaaacaggcGGCTTTCTTCCAAACTGCATCAGTACTTTACAGGAGAGTTTAATCAGACACCTTAAAATAGCCCCGAAGTATCTCTCCTTTCTGGAAGAGAGACAAAAACTGATTCGG GAAAATCCAGAAGTGTGGTTCACACGACCTCTTTCACCTTCTTTACTGAAGATTTTGGCCCTGGAAGCTACCTACTTGCTCCCCCTTCGCTTGGTGCTCCTGGATGCCATGATGTCCGACCTAACCACCCTGGTGGACGGGTACCTGAACGCCTACCGGGAGGGGTCTGCAGACCGGCTCGGAGGCATGGAG cctacAAGTATGGAGCTTCCAGAGGAACTGCGTCAACTCAGGGACTTCCAGAAGCAGCGCAGAGAGAGAGCTGTAAAAGAATATCAGGTGAACGCACAGGGACTCCTAATAAGGACTGTGCTGCCTCCAAAGAAGTCAGTGACAGAGACGGCAGCGAAAGAGGGAAAAGTAAGAGGTTTCCTACTTTGTAAAAATTCTAGGCTAGACAAAGCTCCAAGTTTTATGTCTCACAAGGACATAAATTTGCTGAAGGAAGAATCTAAGAGTAAACAAGCTACAACAGAACCTCAACATCTGCCTCCCTTAGAGGAAGAAGCCAGTGAGGATGCCAGGAACAAACTCATTTGCCCTGAGTCAGAGGGGTTGGAGGACCAGGAAATAACTCAAAAAGAACACCTTAAACTACCGAAACAGAAGTTTCAGACAAGATTGTCTTTGAAAGAGGAGATAGAACAGTTACTGACGGTGAAAAACAAGGAAGATCTAAAATGCGCAAAACAAGATGTTTCAgtgtctccttcccttcctcaggaAACCAGAGGCTCTCCAAGTGACACCTTTCCTCCTCTTAGAAAAGCTGTGCTTCCCACACTTCCTCCCTGTCCAGCTTTGGAGAAGACTGATTCCTGGATAAATCCTTCTCTACATCTGCCCTAG
- the EXD1 gene encoding piRNA biogenesis protein EXD1 isoform X4: MKDEDLNACEPPSPAPEAPSTSLLNDLKYSLSEEEEVTYNVIDQFQRKFGAAMLHIKKQSVLSVAAEGTNVCRHGKLCWLQVATNSRVYLFDIFLLGSRAFNNGLQMVLEDKRILKVIHDCRWLSDCLSHQYGILLNNVFDTQVADVFQFSRETGGFLPNCISTLQESLIRHLKIAPKYLSFLEERQKLIRENPEVWFTRPLSPSLLKILALEATYLLPLRLVLLDAMMSDLTTLVDGYLNAYREGSADRLGGMEPTSMELPEELRQLRDFQKQRRERAVKEYQVNAQGLLIRTVLPPKKSVTETAAKEGKVRGFLLCKNSRLDKAPSFMSHKDINLLKEESKSKQATTEPQHLPPLEEEASEDARNKLICPESEGLEDQEITQKEHLKLPKQKFQTRLSLKEEIEQLLTVKNKEDLKCAKQDVSVSPSLPQETRGSPSDTFPPLRKAVLPTLPPCPALEKTDSWINPSLHLP, from the exons atgaaagatgaagaCCTAAATGCATGTGAgcctccttctcctgcccctgAGGCACCGAGCACCTCTCTGCTGAATGACCTCAAGTACAGCCTGTCAG AAGAAGAGGAGGTGACATACAACGTCATCGATCAGTTCCAGCGGAAGTTTGGTGCTGCC ATGCTCCACATCAAGAAGCAGAGTGTCCTGAGTGTGGCAGCAGAAGGAACTAATGTGTGTCGTCATGGGAAACTATGTTGGCTTCAG GTGGCCACAAACAGCCGAGTTTACTTATTTGACATTTTCCTTCTGGGAAGTCGTGCTTTCAACAATGGACTTCAGATGGTATTGGAAGACAAGAGAATTTTGAAG GTTATCCATGATTGTCGTTGGCTTTCTGATTGCCTCTCTCATCAGTATGGAATTTTGCTGAATAATGTCTTTGACACACAG GTGGCAGATGTCTTTcaattctccagggaaacaggcGGCTTTCTTCCAAACTGCATCAGTACTTTACAGGAGAGTTTAATCAGACACCTTAAAATAGCCCCGAAGTATCTCTCCTTTCTGGAAGAGAGACAAAAACTGATTCGG GAAAATCCAGAAGTGTGGTTCACACGACCTCTTTCACCTTCTTTACTGAAGATTTTGGCCCTGGAAGCTACCTACTTGCTCCCCCTTCGCTTGGTGCTCCTGGATGCCATGATGTCCGACCTAACCACCCTGGTGGACGGGTACCTGAACGCCTACCGGGAGGGGTCTGCAGACCGGCTCGGAGGCATGGAG cctacAAGTATGGAGCTTCCAGAGGAACTGCGTCAACTCAGGGACTTCCAGAAGCAGCGCAGAGAGAGAGCTGTAAAAGAATATCAGGTGAACGCACAGGGACTCCTAATAAGGACTGTGCTGCCTCCAAAGAAGTCAGTGACAGAGACGGCAGCGAAAGAGGGAAAAGTAAGAGGTTTCCTACTTTGTAAAAATTCTAGGCTAGACAAAGCTCCAAGTTTTATGTCTCACAAGGACATAAATTTGCTGAAGGAAGAATCTAAGAGTAAACAAGCTACAACAGAACCTCAACATCTGCCTCCCTTAGAGGAAGAAGCCAGTGAGGATGCCAGGAACAAACTCATTTGCCCTGAGTCAGAGGGGTTGGAGGACCAGGAAATAACTCAAAAAGAACACCTTAAACTACCGAAACAGAAGTTTCAGACAAGATTGTCTTTGAAAGAGGAGATAGAACAGTTACTGACGGTGAAAAACAAGGAAGATCTAAAATGCGCAAAACAAGATGTTTCAgtgtctccttcccttcctcaggaAACCAGAGGCTCTCCAAGTGACACCTTTCCTCCTCTTAGAAAAGCTGTGCTTCCCACACTTCCTCCCTGTCCAGCTTTGGAGAAGACTGATTCCTGGATAAATCCTTCTCTACATCTGCCCTAG